The genomic DNA AAGAAGAACGGGTACTCATTACCACCCTCACCAAACGTATGGCAGAAGAATTAACCGACTATTTAATTCATGCAAACATCCGTTGCAGATATATCCATTCTGAAATCAAAACATTAGACCGTGTGACCATATTAAATGGACTACGTAGTGGTACTTTTGATGTCCTAGTAGGTGTAAACTTACTACGGGAGGGATTAGACTTACCACAGGTCTCTTTAATGGTTATTTTAGATGCAGATAAAGAAGGTTTTTTAAGAAATACCCGTTCACTGATTCAAACCATAGGTAGGGTAGCACGCCACGCACAAGGACGGGTCATTATGTATGCAGATAGAATTACCGCTTCAATGGAAGCAGCCATTGGCGAAACACAACGTAGACGCGCTTTACAAATGGCCTATAACAAACAACATAACATTACGCCTAGCCCTGTACCACAAAAACAAACTGCTATGGATGTAATGCATGAAACAGCACGTCCATTTACACAACTCTCGGATAGAAATTTCCCTACAACTGTTTCCGAAGATAGGCCACCTTATGAAGGAGAGGAAACCATAGAAGAGCAGCTTAAAATACTAGAATCCCAAATGTACCAAGCTGCAGAAGCATTGCAATTTCTAGAAGCAGATCGACTAAAAGAAGCCATAGTAAACTTAAAAAAGCAGCACAACGCCTCATAAAATCTTTAAAAATCTTTTGTTTTTTTATTTTTTTTTAGTACCATTCAATATGAACCTGTAGCAACAGACTTCCAGATGCAAGGGGAGCTAAAGTAGGCACGGTGTTTTGATATCTATTTCATTATCTGGATTTTTCTATATTCTATAGATGGAGGCTGTAGAAAAGCAGCTTACATTGTTGGTTGGCTATTTGTCCACCATTGATGTGCCATATACCATATGGTCTACTCTATAATTTTAATGATCTAACAGCCATTAATAATGGGCAATTAGTATGGCCATGCCAAATAGAATAGATGACCCATGCTGGCCTTATATGCTTCGCTTGCAAAGCATTTTCAAGCAACAGCTAAAAAAAAACAATTATGATGCACAAATTTAATAAATTTAAATCTATTACCAAAGGGTTAATGGGCCCAAACATAATTTTCCCAGCGGCTTATATTTTATTTAGTGCAAAAGCATGCCCTGGTTTTTCCAGTGATGATGCAAAATTTCACATGGAAAAAGCATATTTAGCGTCAAAAATAAATCGAACCAATCAAACCAATGCGCTAAAAGATGCAAACGCATCTAAAGACGATCTATTAGGGATTACCGCTTTATTGGGTAAAGGTACAATATTAGATCTAAGTGGTCACCTATGTGGCATCTTTGTACCATCTACAACCAAAGAGGCATTTATTGTTAAGTTGTCTTCAGAAGATGGATGGATGCATCTCCTTGAGCAGGACACGAAAGGTGACCAAAAGGAGCAAACAGATATAGCAAGTATATGTTCTATTCGCTATGATACTGTTCCAGATCCGCGTATTATAAAAATTGATGGTCCAGTACTCGAGCAGTTACTCAAGGAATCGGGTCGCTTATCTGATCAGGAGGAATTTTGGCATAAGATAACAACAGATTCCTCATGGCGAGAGATAAAATTTTGCTATAAAGAGGCTATGGATGGTATGCCTCTTTTCACAGAAGATGGCATCAAGCCTTCTACGAAGTTTACGGCAACATTAGATCAAAAACTTAGTAGGCTCAATAACTTAATCAGCAATACGCTATCGATTAAAGGCAATGTAGATGCTGATGCCCTTAAAGGGCTTAACAACATAGGATTTGTGTTGGCTAAGGATACCAAGAGTCTAACCCATTTGGTGAGGCGCATGCTAGAAAGCAATCTTGAATCGGCTACCAAAGAAATGACAGTGGATACAAGCGATTATATTATTTGTCCTGCGTTACTGAGTGGCAATCAGCTGGTATTTGATTGGAGCAAGTTAGACGATCCATTACAAAATCATTATGCAAGTTTACCGTTAGGAGATTACAAAGAGGCTTATTGTTACCTTGAAGATGGGCCATATAATCGTTTGATCAAATTAGAAAATATAGCATCTATTGTAACCAAATATACAGAACCATATCTTTCATACTATGCACCAGCAGCGTTATCCCCTCAACAAATCCCTACTGAAATGCCACCGGAAGAGCCAGTGGACAAAGATGGAGATGGGGCTGAAGAGGAACACCATTTTAATGAGCTACCATTTCCGCTTCCACCTGCTTGGATGCTAGACTCGAGTCCTGAGGATACAACAGACGAGGAGCCAGAAAAAATAGATGAATCTGGAGATACAAATGATGGGCATATAAACAACATACATAATGAGCACATTGTTCCAACTACCAATAGGCTAGAAGGAGTGCCTACGCAAGGTGGAGCCCAGCATACAACTACCAAAATACACATTTCACCTATGGGGTATACAGGCGGCACTGGACCGGTTCTACCACCACCGCCACCACCACTACCAGAATGGTCACTTACAAAGATCAATGCAAACCAAGATCGTAGCAAAAATTCAAATATAAATCCTGAAGGTAATGCTGGAACTATTTCTCCACCGCCACCACCCATGCCAAGTGCGTTACTAGATCAGATTAGACAAAGTGCAAATCGTAACAAGGAGGTTTCAGACCTAGATGATCCAAACAAACATTCAAATATAAACCCTGAAAGTAATGCTGGAACTGTTCCACCACCACCACCCATGCCAAGTGCCACTGGGTCAGTGCCGCCACCACCACCACCGCTGCCGCCTCTAACAGAGCCGGTTCCGGTCTCAGCAAGCATTTCAAAACAAGGTGGTAGTTGTAGGACTAAAGCAGATGCGCAACCAACAAATAGTGGTGGTTGTATGATGGATGAGCTACAAAAAAAATTATCTAAGAGAGCAAGCGAACAATCTGCTGAGACACCTAATTCATCCGAAGCTATTGATAAGAAGCTATTGCAAAATAAACCAGAAGAAGTAGGTTCGCGTAATGAGTTGCTGAAGGAGATTAGAGAAGGA from Cardinium endosymbiont of Philonthus spinipes includes the following:
- a CDS encoding WH2 domain-containing protein; translated protein: MMHKFNKFKSITKGLMGPNIIFPAAYILFSAKACPGFSSDDAKFHMEKAYLASKINRTNQTNALKDANASKDDLLGITALLGKGTILDLSGHLCGIFVPSTTKEAFIVKLSSEDGWMHLLEQDTKGDQKEQTDIASICSIRYDTVPDPRIIKIDGPVLEQLLKESGRLSDQEEFWHKITTDSSWREIKFCYKEAMDGMPLFTEDGIKPSTKFTATLDQKLSRLNNLISNTLSIKGNVDADALKGLNNIGFVLAKDTKSLTHLVRRMLESNLESATKEMTVDTSDYIICPALLSGNQLVFDWSKLDDPLQNHYASLPLGDYKEAYCYLEDGPYNRLIKLENIASIVTKYTEPYLSYYAPAALSPQQIPTEMPPEEPVDKDGDGAEEEHHFNELPFPLPPAWMLDSSPEDTTDEEPEKIDESGDTNDGHINNIHNEHIVPTTNRLEGVPTQGGAQHTTTKIHISPMGYTGGTGPVLPPPPPPLPEWSLTKINANQDRSKNSNINPEGNAGTISPPPPPMPSALLDQIRQSANRNKEVSDLDDPNKHSNINPESNAGTVPPPPPMPSATGSVPPPPPPLPPLTEPVPVSASISKQGGSCRTKADAQPTNSGGCMMDELQKKLSKRASEQSAETPNSSEAIDKKLLQNKPEEVGSRNELLKEIREGVKLKRSPLNDKPPLEEPPAGIPEILARRVAMAMSDSEDSEEENNENNEDDNEWDD